The Corynebacterium freiburgense region TTCCAGGGGTTTAATAGGCGCACCCTATCAAACTAGTGATGTTTCTATCCCTACTGTCGCAGATTCCATAAAACAGCTTGAAAAAATGGAATTTGTGACAGCAACCAACATTGCGCACAATCGTTGACCTTGGGTTTGTCGCAGATTCCATAAAAACAGCGAAAAAAATGGAATTCGTGACAGGTTCCCTACCTATCGTGTCGCAGATTCCATAAAATCGGCCGAAAAAATGGAATCTGTGACAACACGCCCAACCAGCACCCAAAAAGACCAACCAGCGCCAGAAAAGACCGGCCGGTGGCCAAAAAGACTGAGCACACAACCAAACCACCGGCTATAAAGCTGGGCCAAACCCCGCTACAAAACCAAGCCACAAACCCCACAGCCGCAGCCCAAACCCAGCCCTTCGACATGCCAACCTACCGGAATCCCCGGCACCAAAACCACAAGGGTCTCAATAGACACTCTGGCTTTAATGGATCCTCAAGGCCGGCCTCAAAGACCACACCAGTCAGAGAATCTAACAAGTAGTGAGCAGTTCATCCGGCGTGGCGAGCTCTCCATGATTTGTGTATTACTTCTTTTGGTCAGGGACGTCGGGCAACGATTTCATGGCGGTATGGTTCGAGTCCTAGACGCCAATTGTTTTGGCCTGCGATTTGTGCTGCAGGGGCCAGTTCATCTCGTTGTGCGAAATACAGCAGCGTTGTGGGTTCAACAATGACATTATTTCCGATTTGGCAGCCATCGCCGAGCGAAATACCAATAACGCCCGAGCTGACGCCAAACCGACAGTTTTCGCCAACAATAAGAGGTGTGCGGCCGCCATCCGGAGTGCGCTCGCACATGATTGTGGCTGATAATCCGATTTTTGTACCTTCGCCAATAACTACGCCAGAAGATAACCGGCCCTCTACTTTCGCAGGACCGAGGGTGCCGGAATTATAGGAAACAAAACCTTCTCGCATTACGGAAGTTCCAGGGGAGAGGTATGCGCCTAGGCGTACCCGTTCAGCTTCCGCAATATGGACTCCAGTAGGTACTACATAGTCGACCATTCGGGGAAGCCGATCAATTCCATAGACATGGATCAGGCCGCGTGATCGTAGAGAAGTGCGGACAAACTCAAAATTATCTGGCAAGCATGGGCCTTTATTAGTCCATACGACGGTGGCGAGCCGGTCCATAATGCCCTCAACATTGATCTCGTGCGGGCGAACTAGTCGGTGCGATAGCAGATGCAGCCGTAGGTAGGCATCGTGGGCGTCGATAGCTGGTTTAGCCAAGGAAGCGATAGATGTCTTTACGGCTACCTGTTCGACCATGCGATCTTCGTCTAACTTGACCAAGGAGAGCATCTTTGGGGATAAATCCTGGGCCCCAAGACGAACTGTGCCGGTCTGGTTGATCCCAGATGACAGCTCTGGGTGGGGGAACCAAGTATCGAGAACTGTGCCATCCATGGCAATATTCGCAATACCTACAGCGTGTGCGCCCATACCTTGCAAACCCTGAATCGTCATACCTTTATCGTACTGTGCGGGGTGACCACCACCCGCGATTAGGTGGCTAGAGTTGGGTGCGTGACTTTTTTAGATCTTGCAGCCGACCCCGTAGAACTCACTACCGCATTGGTGGATATTCCTAGTCCTTCGCACGATGAAGGCCCCATTGCAGACGCTGTTGAAACTGCCTTACGCGCCATTCCTGGAATAGAAGTATTGCGGTTTCACAATAATGTGCTTGCACGCACACATCGTGGTTTGCCAAGCCGAGTAATCCTTGCTGGGCATCTAGACACAGTGCCGATCGCTGATAATGTTCCCACTCGACGAGAAGGCGATATTTTGTTCGGTTGTGGGACGGTAGATATGAAAAGTGGTGATGCGGTATTTCTACATGCCCTTGCAACACTCGCGCAATCCTCTGAGCTCCGGCGTGACATTACCCTTATCTGTTATGAGGGCGAAGAAGTAGCCGATGAATTTAATGGCCTAGGGCATATTGCCAAACAATACCCGGAATGGCTCAAAGGTGATGTGGCGATTCTTGGTGAACCTTCCGGTGCAATCATTGAAGCTGGCTGCCAAGGAAGCATACGTCTAAAAATTACCGCTACCGGTGTGCGTGCACATTCCGCCCGCGCATGGATGGGGGAAAACGCTATGCATAAGCTCGCGCCGGTGATTTCCCGGATCGCAAACTATCAAGCAAAAGAGGAAAACATTGATGGCTGTATATATCGGGAAGGACTCAATATTGTGCACTGTGAGTCTGGGGTAGCAACAAATACCATCCCCGATGAAGCTTGGTTGTTTGTGAATTTCAGGTTTTCGCCGTCCCGTAGTGTAGACCAAGCGCTGTCCCACATGCTTGAAGTACTCGACCTGCCAGAAGGTGTTTCGTATCATATCGATGATGCTGTGGGTGGTGCGCTTCCTGGTTTGCAACAACCAGCCGCAGCGGAACTCGTGTCGGCTACCGGAGGAAAGTTCCGTGCAAAGTATGGTTGGACCGATGTGTCTAGGTTTTCCGAACTCGGAATTCCTGCCGTGAATTTCGGTCCAGGCGACCCCGCATATTGCCATAAGCGAGACGAGCAGTGTCCGGTGAGCATGATTACTGAAGTATCGGAAACGCTGCATCAGTATTTAACAACATAATAGTATTATATCTGATAGGAAATTATATGATGATAAAAAAGCGAGTCCGCCATATGCGTGGCCCGGTGCTTTCAACGCGCCCAGAAGAAACCACAACCGACCAAAGGCTCCTCGATGGAGTGCATGATGCTGATTGGTTGCACACAGATCCTTGGCGTGTATTGCGAATTCAAAGTGAATTTGTCAATGGGTTTGGTGCATTGGCTGAAATTCCCGAAGCCGTTACGGTTTTTGGTTCTGCACGAATTCGGGAAGGACACCCATTTTATGAGCAGGGGGTGGATTTAGGTCATAAATTAGTTCAGGCTGGATATGCGGTGATTACTGGTGGCGGTCCGGGGCTTATGGAAGCGCCGAATCGGGGAGCGGTGGAAGCTGAAGGGCTTTCCATTGGATTGGGGATTGAATTACCACATGAGCAGCATCTTAATGATTGGGTCGATCTGGGCTTAAATTTCCGCTACTTCTTTGTGCGCAAGACTATGTTCCTGAAGTATTCTCAGGCATTTATTTGTTTGCCTGGCGGTTTTGGTACCCTCGATGAACTGTTCGAAGCGCTATGTATGGTGCAAACTGGCAAAATTACAAACTATCCGATCGTGCTGATTGGCACGGAATTTTGGGGACCGCTTGTGGATTGGATTCGTGAGCAACTCGTTGGTGAAGGCATGATTTCAGCTAAAGATATGGATCTGTTTCACCTTACAGATTCTGTTGATGATGCTGTGAACTTTGTTGTTGCGGCCCACGGTAGATAGGAAGTATATGCTACTCTGGTTGCTATTTTTGGTAGGGGTTTTGGCTATTGTTATTATCCTTACCTTTGTATTCGCCGCATTGTTCGGGCGAGGCGAGGCGTTGCCGCCGCTGCCCCCAGCGAATGAAATTAAGTCGCACAATCGTGCGGCAATTGATAGGGGTGATTTTGATGCTCTGCGCTTTGAAGTGGTCCCGAGAGGCTATCGGCAAGACCAAGTTGATGAGGTAATTGCTTACTTGCTAAAACAACAGGGCATAAAAGGGTTAGACTTGGAAGAAACCAATTAATAACCTGAGTAATGTTTGGAGTTGGGGCACCGATGGCAGCGATGAAGCCTAGGACCGGAAACGGGCCGATGGAAGCGGCAGAAGAAGGCCGGAAGATCGTTATGAGGATCCCCACAGATGGCGGCGGCCGCCTTGTGGTGGAGCTTAATAAGGAAGAGGCTGCCGAACTAGGCGCACTATTGGTTGCTGCAGCTCAGTAGTAGTCTTTTGTAAAATACCTTACGTACATACAAGAGTATTTTTCACGCCTAAATTTTGGGGTACCTGTTATTGTCGAGTTCGCGTTACCATTTCACATGTGCCTTGGTAATTTTTACTATGTAAGGAGCTCGAAAATATGTTGACCGATGTTCTTGATGTTCTCGCTGATCCAATAGATGGCACAGCACTTTCTATGGGCAATGGCGTACTGATCTCAACATCGGGCAATAAGTATCCTATTGCGGACGAAGGCTATGTCACACTCGTAGGTGGGTCTGGGCTGCGTTATACCGGTGATGATGCGACCATGATTCAATCCCGCGAATATTTTCTTTCCCGCGGACATTATGGGCCTTTTGTTGAGGCTGTGTCGAATCATGTGCATCACGCATTGGATGACGCGTCAATTACTGATGATATCCACCCGGTGATTTGCGAGGTTGGCGCTGGCACTGGCTATTATCTTTCCCATACGCTAGATGATGTCGCTGGTGCTCGCGGCGTCGGCATTGATGTTTCCGTTCCCGCCGCTGAGCACTTAGCTCGATGCCATCCGCGCGCCGGCGCTGTAGTTGCTGATGCGTGGGCAAGGCTTCCGCTGCGCGATAATTCTATCGACGTTATTACTGTGGTTTTCGCCCCAAGAAATGCGGCCGAATTCGCTCGCGTGCTTAAACCGGGCGGCCAGGTAGTAGTGCTTACTGACGACGCCGGCCACCTTGCGCAGCTGCGTGAACCGCTTGGGATTATCGACGTCGAGCGCGGAAAAGTTGACCGCATGATCGAACAGGCCGCAGGGCACCTTGTCCCAATAGGTGACCCTGAATCTGTGGAATTCAATATGATCCTCGATCAAGAATCCATTGCTCACCAAATTGGCATGAGCCCATCCGCCCGGCACATCCATCCAGACGTGCTTGCGGAACGTATTGCTGCGCTGCCAAAGCAAATGGAAGTAACCGCCCGCGCTGTAATCACGCGGCTTGCATGCAAAAGCCCTGTATAGCGCAGATACCTAGCCGCGCCCAAAGGGCATTTTTGAGTTTCCCGCTATAGTTTGGTTCCTTTGACTTCATAGCATTGGTGGAGTTCGGCGCCGCCGGTGGCTTCGATTTCCAGGTGTGAGCAGATGTTGTTGAAGTAGATTCTGCTGGCCATAGTGGCCATGCCTCCGTCTGCAAAGACTTCTACTGTTGAGCCGTCGATAAGGATTGTAAGGGCGTCGGTGTCGGCGGCTATTAGTTCGGCGCGGGCGACAGGGGAGCCGTGGTGGTGGGGGTTCATAGATCTGTCGAGGGCGAGGTGGTCACCGGAGTGGCGGATCACGGCGGCGATACTGTCATCGGGATTGTAAAGCGTGACGGTCACTTCGCCGTCATTGGCTTCGAAGAGTCCTGTCCACATGCGGGCATAGTCGGATTCTGCAACTGCGCTTGGGAGTCCGAACGCGGGGGTTTGGAAGAGAAGTCCGCCTTCAAGAGTGGTGAGGCGGGGAATGCTTAGGCAGTTGGCCCATTGTTCGGTGGTTAAGCTGGGGTGGGTTGTGGGGTCGTCGTATCGACCGATACCGTTCATAAGGCCGAAAAGGGCGGCGCGTCCGTAGGTGGTGCGGTCGAGGGTATTTGTATTGCGGGGGCGGGTAAAGTCGTGGCCAAAGTCGAGGCGCTGGAACGGGGTGCGGACGTGGAAAGTAGTTCCATGGAGGGCCCCAACAAGGTACCCGGAGTGGTCGATGCCATCGCGTTCGAGTGTGACGATAAGGATATCGAATACTTCATCAGCGTTTGGGGAAAGCTCGTCGCGCAGGCGAATAATGCGAGGTGCTACTAGCCGAGTTTCGGTTTCGATATTAGTAGTGCCTCGGAATGTAAGCGGCCCTTGGACATTCCAAGTTCTGCGGTCTAAGGATTCCGCAATTACTAGGGTGGGGTGCTCACTGGGCCCGGTGACACACAGCATGAGCCAACCATCGTCTTTGGCAATAACGCAAGGGGAGCGGAAGTCGGTGTATTTATCGGTGTCACCAAGGATTTCGCCGTGGCGCACTACGTGCTCATCTAAATGGAGGGCATCATTAGATACTTCTTCTAGGGTTTCGGCAATATTGCGTATCGACGCCACGTGCACGCTTGAGCGTTCCCCAACTACTGACGTGAAAAATAGATCGAGCTCATCATTGTCACTAATAACTGAACCCGCACGTAGTCGAGTTTCATCCCCGATTGGTGCAAGCACATCATCACAAATATCCCAATCATAGGGGGCGGCTGAAGATACTTGGTGAGCCCAGCGGGCGGGGGCGTCGATACTCGGCTGGTATTGGTGGAACAAATGCCAAGCATCTGCGCTGCGCAAAATACCCGCAGGTGCGTTTAAGATGCCTTGTTCGGCAGTTGCATGAAGTTCCGGATGATGCATGATATTAACCCTTGACTTCTGTGGCGTGGAGTTGATCGTCTAGATCGGTGGGGTCCAGGTTTGCGTTAGAAAAATCCTGCGAAAGCGGAAGACGTAGCTGCAGGTCTGTGCCCGGGCAAATCGCGATATTGGCTTCATCGATCGTGAAATCTAAAACATGCCCGCCGGTTGTGTGGTGTGAGTCGATAAAATGCACATGGCATCCTGGTACCGAAATGCCCTTCTCATATACAGGGGTTCTAAACCCCACCATCACCCCCGCAATATTATGAAATGTTAATTCTGCATCACTTTCAACGGCCTCAAGCATTGGTGGATACGGCTTTTGTTGTTTCGTGACCGTGCGGACGGTGACACTGCGGAAGGTACCCGAAATACGCAATGCATACATATAATTTTTGCTTGGCAAAAGCTGATCAATAAACTTTGAGATCTGGTCGCGCGTAAAACCTACTGGTGAGTGTGCAGTAATTCGGGGCACAAAATTCGTGGCCACAGCATACGGTGATCGTTGCGAAAGCTCGGCAATCTGGGCGCTACCATCACCCCGAAGCTGGTAGCAAACGCCGTCAAGAATCACCATTTCCCCATCAAGGGCATCAAAAGTCCCGATCCCGAAATTTCCGTAGCTCAGTAATTCACTAACCGACATTTCCCCGTCATAGATGCCATCGAGCAATGCGGTCATTAAGGAATTCTGAAAAATTGTGTGGCGCTCCAAAGGAAGGCTTTGCACTTCACTCATGCCCCCGAGGATAGACATCCTCGGGGAATAGTGCACGACTAGTCAGCTTTTGCAAGCAACTTTGGGTGTACTTTCGCAGCATGATCACCTGCGGAAATAGTTCCAGGAGCGATGATTTCAACCGGTCCACGTTTCCGGTGATTTGACACTACAACCGGAGTCGTTGGGTCCAAACCTGCTTTTTCTATAGCTGCAATATCAAACTCAACAAGTACATCTCCCTTGCGGACAATATCGCCCTTTTGGACCTTGAGCTCAAAGCCTTCGCCTTCCATCTTTACCGTGTCAAAACCAATATGCATCAATACCTCCACACCATCATTTGTTGCTAAAGCCACAGCGTGACCCGTGGGGAATGCCACCTTGACGCGGCCATCAGCGGGGGCATACAACACACCTTTGCTTGGAATCACCGCAAAACCAGGTCCAAGTTTTCCGCCAGCAAACATCGGATCAGAAACCTCCGCAAGAGGAATTAACTCACCGTGTAAAGGGCTTGCGAGTTCGGCAATAACCTCAGAGTCTTGGACCGGCGCCGAAACAGCTTGTTTTGCTGAAGGGACGTCTACTGTTTTATCGGCAACTACGGCTGGGGTCCTGCGCCGGAGGTGCAACGCCCATGCAAAGGAAGCAGCAAAAGAGATAACAAAGGAAGTAAACACACAAACAAAGAACATTGGAATATCGCTTGCCTTAATGGACACAAATCCAATAAAGCCAGCTGCTCCCAATGCCACAGCTTTAACCTTAAATAGCGCGATCATGGCACCAGTGATTGCAGCGGTACCCATGCCAATATAGAACGGCCAACGAAGGCGAAGATTCACACCGAAAATCGCAGGCTCTGTAATACCAAAACATGCAGACACACCAGATGCGCTCGCTAGACCACGGAGTTTTTCATCACGAGTGGTCATTGCTACCGCAAGTGTTGCGGCACCTTGTGCAACATTGGCAACTGAAGCAGTGGCAAAAATAAACGAGCCACCCGTGGCAAATAATTGCAATTCAACTGGTGGGAACGATTGATGCAAGCCGGTAATAACGATAGGCGAGTACACCAAACCGAAGAGGAAACCACCAATAGGTCCGGCAGTATCGTATATAGATTGCAAACCATGAGCGAGAGTATCACCCAACCAACGCATTGCGGGACCAACGGCAATAAAGGTCGCAAAGCCAGTCACCAATAATGTAAGCACTGGAGTTAGCAGGAAATCCACTGTGCCAGAAAGCTTAGAATGCAGGAATTTTTCCACGCGGCTAAGGATCCACGCCACCAAAAGTACGGGCAAAACGGTGCCTTGGTAACCAGCCTGCGCTACCTGCAAACCAAATAGGTCCCAGTACTCCATTTTATTTTCCGCAATGGCTTCGGCTACTTCGTAGCCATTGATCAAACTTGGGAAGACCATTGCCATTGCAATACCAGCGCCGAGGAATTCATTTCCACCAAAACGCTTTGTAGCAGTAAAACCAACAAGAACAGGTAAGAACGCAAATGGTGCAGCGGCAAGAAGGTTAATCATTGCCGCGAAGTCTGTAATAACGGGGAATTGTTCAACGAGGGGTTTTGGGCCAAAAAGATTCTCGGCAGTGAGAATATTATTAATGGCCATAAGCAGACCGCCGCCGACCAAAATTGGAATAAGCGGCACAAAAATATCTGCCAGTACTTTAATGGCGCGACTTACTGGATTGCCGCCTTGAGCCGCAACATTTTTTAATTCCTCCGTGCTTACAGTCTTATTGCCAGTAAGCTTGGTGAATTCTTCATAGACCAAATCCACATCGCCAGGCCCGACAATAATCTGAAACATTCCGCCAGCGGAAAATGTGCCTTTGAGATCGGGGTCATCGTCAAGGGCATTTTGGTTGATGAGCGCTTCATCATCAACCACCAACCTCATACGCGTAGCGCAATGCGCCGCCGCCTTAATATTCGATTCGCCGCCGAGCGCTTCAAGCATTCTGCGGGCGACGTCTGCATGGTTCACTGCATCCTCCCAATGTTGGTTTATGTTGGTAAAACCAACATTATCGGAAGTGGCGAGCGTTGCAAAGAGTAAATATTGTGAATTAAGTCACTAAAATATGTGAGAATGCCACGTTTTTAAATGCCCGAACGGACATGGCAATGTTGCCTTTTCCAAAAAATGCTTCAATGCATGATCCGTCTATAAGAAGTTGGACGTCTACGGGGCCAGTGCCTGAAAGTGGCGCGCGGCGAATATCTCCGCCTTCGTGATATGTTTGCGCTGAACGGTTCAGCTCAATATGATCTTGGCCGATATAAAACCGTAAAATTTCCTCTCCCGCAGTGTCGATTAATCGCAAGTTTGAGCCACGCGATACGGCAATGCGCTGATGCTCCCCAAACGGTTGCTGCAATAAAGCGCCACCAGCTAATTGCAACCGGCGAACAACGGTTAATGCATGAACCCAGCCAGCATCCTTAGTGGGTTGATTATCTTGATCTGGCAATCCCATCCAACCCATAAGCCAAGGTTCGGGTGCATTATGTACTATCTGCGGCGCATAAAATTCGGTGCCGTAATCGAGCTCACTAAAGCCCCGCTCAACACTAAATACCGTGCCATCAAGCTGCCCGACGATATAACCACATTGGTGATTATTGGCATAGTGGTAACCATGTTGTTCTAAACCTTGAGGAAGTATGATCAATACATCTTTTTCCATTTGGTCTACTTCATCCCAAATGCGAATGAGATTTGGGCATTCCCACATGTAACCACCGGGTATCATATCTGGTGCGTTGCCCAAGATAGCATTTGAACAATCGAAAGTAATTTCTCCGAGAAATTCCCAGGATCGCCGATCATTTGAGCGATACAATACCACCGCGCCAGATTCATCCACTCGTTGAGCTCCCAACAGCATGAGCCATTGACCATCCCGTAAGAACACTTGTGGATCACGGTAGTGTGCGGTAAATCCGGGTGCGGGCCCATCAATAAGGGGATTATCGGCGGAGCGGACATGTGTGCCTCCGTGTTTTGCATGCCGATCTGTGACCCGCACGAGGTTTTGTGTAGCGCGCCGAACGCCATCTGTTTTTGCATTTCCCGTATAGAACAATTCCAGCTCACCGTCAACTAGAACCGCGCAACCTGAATAGCATCCATGGGAATCGTAATCAACCGCGGGGTAGAGGGCGTCGGGTAAGTGTTCCCAGGATTGAAAATCGCTATCTAATCTGGCGATGGCATGCCCCCAGCCTGTGCGTTTCTGAGCGATCGGCCATTGAGGATCGTGCTGGAAGTACGCATGCAAAATTCCATTATCGTAGTACAAACCATTAGGATCATTGAGCCGACCAATTGGAGGGGAAAGGTGAAATTTTGGACGATAATGTTCGCTCATGCCGATACTGCCTTCCGTGCAATGCAAGCTGTTTTACCTATTAAAATACCCGGACCTGGCATTAGCGTGGATAGGATTAAAAAGTTTTGTGAAAACAGCACATCACAAGTATCAGTTAAGGGGGATTGTTATACTCGCTAAAAGTTCATTGCGCGCAACACTTGATTGCAAGTATGCCGTTAGTAAGGAGTGGCCGTAGCCATGCAAACCTGGATTAATCCGTATTTGACCTTCCGTAGTTCTGCCCGAGAAGCTATGAATTTCTATCAAGGTATTTTTGGTGGAAAACTCGACATGGTTACATTTGGTGAGTTTGGTGCAGCAGAAGCGCCAGAGCAAGAAAACCTTATTATGCACTCTCACTTAGAGACCCCAGATGGTTGGACCTTTATGGCAGCAGATGCTGGCCAAGATTTTCACCCTGACACCAGTATTGAGCTTGCAATAGGCGGAAAACTCTCTGAACTGGAAAAAGTGACCCAATGGTTTGAGGCACTCGCTGAAGGTGGCTCAATTATTATGCCGCTTGCCAAAGCGCCATGGGGAGATCATTTTGGCAACCTGGTGGATAAGTTCGGTGTGAAGTGGATGGTGAATATAGCCGGAACGCAAGAACAATAGCTGCCTCAGGCAAATAACAATGGAAAGGTCTGCCGAGTGTATACATTCGGCAGACCTTGTGTGTATTTGTGCTTTTGTGCAGATTACCTACTCATGGCGTAGTGCA contains the following coding sequences:
- a CDS encoding DapH/DapD/GlmU-related protein; translated protein: MTIQGLQGMGAHAVGIANIAMDGTVLDTWFPHPELSSGINQTGTVRLGAQDLSPKMLSLVKLDEDRMVEQVAVKTSIASLAKPAIDAHDAYLRLHLLSHRLVRPHEINVEGIMDRLATVVWTNKGPCLPDNFEFVRTSLRSRGLIHVYGIDRLPRMVDYVVPTGVHIAEAERVRLGAYLSPGTSVMREGFVSYNSGTLGPAKVEGRLSSGVVIGEGTKIGLSATIMCERTPDGGRTPLIVGENCRFGVSSGVIGISLGDGCQIGNNVIVEPTTLLYFAQRDELAPAAQIAGQNNWRLGLEPYRHEIVARRP
- the dapE gene encoding succinyl-diaminopimelate desuccinylase, producing the protein MTFLDLAADPVELTTALVDIPSPSHDEGPIADAVETALRAIPGIEVLRFHNNVLARTHRGLPSRVILAGHLDTVPIADNVPTRREGDILFGCGTVDMKSGDAVFLHALATLAQSSELRRDITLICYEGEEVADEFNGLGHIAKQYPEWLKGDVAILGEPSGAIIEAGCQGSIRLKITATGVRAHSARAWMGENAMHKLAPVISRIANYQAKEENIDGCIYREGLNIVHCESGVATNTIPDEAWLFVNFRFSPSRSVDQALSHMLEVLDLPEGVSYHIDDAVGGALPGLQQPAAAELVSATGGKFRAKYGWTDVSRFSELGIPAVNFGPGDPAYCHKRDEQCPVSMITEVSETLHQYLTT
- a CDS encoding TIGR00730 family Rossman fold protein; the protein is MMIKKRVRHMRGPVLSTRPEETTTDQRLLDGVHDADWLHTDPWRVLRIQSEFVNGFGALAEIPEAVTVFGSARIREGHPFYEQGVDLGHKLVQAGYAVITGGGPGLMEAPNRGAVEAEGLSIGLGIELPHEQHLNDWVDLGLNFRYFFVRKTMFLKYSQAFICLPGGFGTLDELFEALCMVQTGKITNYPIVLIGTEFWGPLVDWIREQLVGEGMISAKDMDLFHLTDSVDDAVNFVVAAHGR
- a CDS encoding DUF3117 domain-containing protein yields the protein MAAMKPRTGNGPMEAAEEGRKIVMRIPTDGGGRLVVELNKEEAAELGALLVAAAQ
- a CDS encoding methyltransferase domain-containing protein, giving the protein MLTDVLDVLADPIDGTALSMGNGVLISTSGNKYPIADEGYVTLVGGSGLRYTGDDATMIQSREYFLSRGHYGPFVEAVSNHVHHALDDASITDDIHPVICEVGAGTGYYLSHTLDDVAGARGVGIDVSVPAAEHLARCHPRAGAVVADAWARLPLRDNSIDVITVVFAPRNAAEFARVLKPGGQVVVLTDDAGHLAQLREPLGIIDVERGKVDRMIEQAAGHLVPIGDPESVEFNMILDQESIAHQIGMSPSARHIHPDVLAERIAALPKQMEVTARAVITRLACKSPV
- a CDS encoding glycoside hydrolase family 32 protein; protein product: MMHHPELHATAEQGILNAPAGILRSADAWHLFHQYQPSIDAPARWAHQVSSAAPYDWDICDDVLAPIGDETRLRAGSVISDNDELDLFFTSVVGERSSVHVASIRNIAETLEEVSNDALHLDEHVVRHGEILGDTDKYTDFRSPCVIAKDDGWLMLCVTGPSEHPTLVIAESLDRRTWNVQGPLTFRGTTNIETETRLVAPRIIRLRDELSPNADEVFDILIVTLERDGIDHSGYLVGALHGTTFHVRTPFQRLDFGHDFTRPRNTNTLDRTTYGRAALFGLMNGIGRYDDPTTHPSLTTEQWANCLSIPRLTTLEGGLLFQTPAFGLPSAVAESDYARMWTGLFEANDGEVTVTLYNPDDSIAAVIRHSGDHLALDRSMNPHHHGSPVARAELIAADTDALTILIDGSTVEVFADGGMATMASRIYFNNICSHLEIEATGGAELHQCYEVKGTKL
- the budA gene encoding acetolactate decarboxylase is translated as MSEVQSLPLERHTIFQNSLMTALLDGIYDGEMSVSELLSYGNFGIGTFDALDGEMVILDGVCYQLRGDGSAQIAELSQRSPYAVATNFVPRITAHSPVGFTRDQISKFIDQLLPSKNYMYALRISGTFRSVTVRTVTKQQKPYPPMLEAVESDAELTFHNIAGVMVGFRTPVYEKGISVPGCHVHFIDSHHTTGGHVLDFTIDEANIAICPGTDLQLRLPLSQDFSNANLDPTDLDDQLHATEVKG
- a CDS encoding sucrose-specific PTS transporter subunit IIBC; the protein is MNHADVARRMLEALGGESNIKAAAHCATRMRLVVDDEALINQNALDDDPDLKGTFSAGGMFQIIVGPGDVDLVYEEFTKLTGNKTVSTEELKNVAAQGGNPVSRAIKVLADIFVPLIPILVGGGLLMAINNILTAENLFGPKPLVEQFPVITDFAAMINLLAAAPFAFLPVLVGFTATKRFGGNEFLGAGIAMAMVFPSLINGYEVAEAIAENKMEYWDLFGLQVAQAGYQGTVLPVLLVAWILSRVEKFLHSKLSGTVDFLLTPVLTLLVTGFATFIAVGPAMRWLGDTLAHGLQSIYDTAGPIGGFLFGLVYSPIVITGLHQSFPPVELQLFATGGSFIFATASVANVAQGAATLAVAMTTRDEKLRGLASASGVSACFGITEPAIFGVNLRLRWPFYIGMGTAAITGAMIALFKVKAVALGAAGFIGFVSIKASDIPMFFVCVFTSFVISFAASFAWALHLRRRTPAVVADKTVDVPSAKQAVSAPVQDSEVIAELASPLHGELIPLAEVSDPMFAGGKLGPGFAVIPSKGVLYAPADGRVKVAFPTGHAVALATNDGVEVLMHIGFDTVKMEGEGFELKVQKGDIVRKGDVLVEFDIAAIEKAGLDPTTPVVVSNHRKRGPVEIIAPGTISAGDHAAKVHPKLLAKAD
- a CDS encoding glycoside hydrolase family 32 protein, giving the protein MSEHYRPKFHLSPPIGRLNDPNGLYYDNGILHAYFQHDPQWPIAQKRTGWGHAIARLDSDFQSWEHLPDALYPAVDYDSHGCYSGCAVLVDGELELFYTGNAKTDGVRRATQNLVRVTDRHAKHGGTHVRSADNPLIDGPAPGFTAHYRDPQVFLRDGQWLMLLGAQRVDESGAVVLYRSNDRRSWEFLGEITFDCSNAILGNAPDMIPGGYMWECPNLIRIWDEVDQMEKDVLIILPQGLEQHGYHYANNHQCGYIVGQLDGTVFSVERGFSELDYGTEFYAPQIVHNAPEPWLMGWMGLPDQDNQPTKDAGWVHALTVVRRLQLAGGALLQQPFGEHQRIAVSRGSNLRLIDTAGEEILRFYIGQDHIELNRSAQTYHEGGDIRRAPLSGTGPVDVQLLIDGSCIEAFFGKGNIAMSVRAFKNVAFSHILVT
- a CDS encoding VOC family protein, which produces MQTWINPYLTFRSSAREAMNFYQGIFGGKLDMVTFGEFGAAEAPEQENLIMHSHLETPDGWTFMAADAGQDFHPDTSIELAIGGKLSELEKVTQWFEALAEGGSIIMPLAKAPWGDHFGNLVDKFGVKWMVNIAGTQEQ